ttattatattagtgtattatgatattttattctttttacatattatacgtacctGTCTTCCATCATATATGAATTAACATACGTACCCCTTTTTTATCATGTATATGGAACTTACAAATCAAATCACGTATGAAGGAATTAACGTATCACGTATATGTAATGTTTTACCTGCTATTCTCGTATAAGAACTTACGATTCGCCCAGGAAAGAAGACACTTGCCCtccaaaaaaattttgtagtagttatgtgtgtgtaatgggtATTGTGCAGTATCTTGTACCTATAAGATAAATCCTATAGAagttatagtacatattatatattgtaaatgtaaaattggATGGTTGACTCATAATACTATGacgtatgtattaaatatacattgacTGGTTACTACAAATTCTAGGTTCACCCCTCCCCGtaaaaacaaatgatttaCGCAATGATTTGGTAATGCAACTATCGACCGGCATTTGCGAGTATCGTGGAAtagaaaaaaagtacaaattgaaatattttaaataaaactttaagctttaacttaatattttgagctatagcatttaaaaaatcttcaaattctattttatatttcccaAAACTagtacagttataataatattaataattaagaaataataatatttgtgtaaaaaaaccTTCATACACAATTTGCATATTTcctttattagattttaaaatttctatttaaataaaaataaaatctgtttAATACTATTTGATGTAAGCTGTCTTCGTCTatcacacacacgcacacacacacacacacacacacacacacacacacacacacacacacctatACCGACCTACTgcactatactatattaatattatactatacaaatctatatacgtatttgtgtgtgtataatctGCTTCCAATCCCGTTAGGTACAaactaaaaaccaaaaattattatttttattaattttatcattattttatctacgGCTTTCCACAGCAAGTCAGCGACCTAgcgtatattaggtataaactataagtctataaatgtataatattaagtaaatagtatagattttatcattttatttttggttttttacacTAAACTAACATATTGTACAGACtgattataaaagttaatatcataaaatatcatacagagtgattatatgtaagttttatttaaaatattcttatttgtactacccccccccccccccgagaCTTTTTTTCCCGGAGACTTTTTTCCTTGAGACTTTTTTCCGGATACTTTTTTGAGGACTTTTTTTTCCAGAGACTTTTATTCCTACCAtccatttatcattaaaaatgtttttcaatttcGGCCAAGATCGAAgatctatattaatttttcccgTATACCTACCGATACGTAGTACTGTTTTTGAATACCTACTGTAGCATAACAATAGTCATGACTATTGTGTACGATAGTTTagacaaaattgaataatttattaattcataattatttgtacgTGGCAATAGAAACGCAATAGTAATAGCTCGGTTGGCTcgctttattttttcataatgttGGCTCTACTGTTTTCGGATAACGACCGTTGCGGCGGCTTAAAGCTCCGTCACGACTGGCTCCGTCCAGACTCTTCGGACCGTCCGACGACCCTCTCCATTCGGCGTAATTACGGTCGGTTTCGTTGATCGTTTTCTCGTTTTCTCGTTGCGTGTGCTACTGTTACGAGTGCAAAATGCCGAACGAGTGTAAAATCGGTCGCAATACGAAATCATAGCAACATTGTAGACTTGTACTTTTATTTTCCGCCGTTGTCGTCGAACCACCACCATCGCGTTCGTAGAACGCATCAGCGCCTCCAAATCCATgataccaaaaataatataaaaaaaaaagtgggatccataattttatttatggttttttttttatttgaagtttttattagataaatgccatttatttaacacaatattttggtACGCCGTTGCagatttctattattttgacAAGACTGAGTAAGTTacgtaagtaatttttaacttcttaagtaaatttagaacaattaaattaataattattatttataatccatGCTAAAACACAATGATTAAATCAGatacaaattaaaacgtaccttttatatacaaaaaataataagtgtataatatctgcaaaaataatacacatatacaagGCCGTAACTGGAAGGGGCCCGAGGGTCCGGAGCCTCGTAAAATCTTTATAAGTAGAAACATTTTAGtggtaaatatagtttattgactatagttctattagaaaaaatgttgGGCCCCTCCTCCAAAATATAGGTTCATAGATGAGCATATAATACAGAAAACACACGTTGAAGTTGTAGTTTTTAGTTACGAGTGACGACCATAAGagactttaatataaataattaataatcatcatattaaaaattttaaatacaaaaaattgcattccatttatttttttaaagtaaaaaattgttattaatatccaCCGTAACCCTTATACATACactttatattgaaaatagataatttaatactattactatattatcaatatttaaactcaaatttaataaaaaaaaaatgcatacttTAAGTAGAACTGCACGTTAGCGAAACTAATttcaaatagtataaaataaaaaaaattatatttaaatttgatatgaaAGTTACTTGAGGTTGatcattggtttttttttaagtctatataattaatgttagatgctttaaaattttcaattataaaataaaatttaaagaaaaaataaaattaaaattttaaaattcgacCAATCTCAAGTAaacttcataattaaaattaaaattatcttttaagaTTTCTTATCAAACtactagttttataaaatggcagatatttataaaaataataatatatatttcaaaaaaataaattatagacttTTTGAATGCTTTTTGaaacatcaattttattataattttcttgtcataaatataattctccAGCTATAATTAAACTGCCGCTATTCAGatccttttaatatttatattgtatgaataagatatttaatgtCTTGATcagtttttaaatgcattttataaccAGGTAGAATACAACTAAAACActgtagtaattattattatgattaagaaATCAATGACGTGAACGTGATCCACTATTCACTAAAATGTAAtctatattttcaatgtttataatcggtaattatttataaaaattaacttattggttattactaataattaactaacagATTTCTATGCAATtgcatgtttaaaaaaaaattgagcatATATTGTcaagtaaaaaattcaaaaatacatttcgtagacaccaaataaacaataataatatgaatattatgaataacaaatatgtacacatataaatataaataaattatatttgacaaTACTGTACAGCCGATCatagtttttagaaaaattgttaaatgatAAACATCACAGCTTTACCGAGGAAAACTTTAAATGCATATGGttcttcattttaataataaattaataaatacaatttgtaaaataataatattaatttatttaaaaaattctctaaaaaatacatttttttttcattaactttattagtatctatatacctattattaaatattatttagttgttaaatttttagacCAAATAAAAACTGTGCATTTTGTGCCAtcgtaattcataaaaaaaattgaatatttgttgcatatttttatgattttgactacatattatacagtgtattttgatattttttagtgcataaaaATCCGTCCTCTAcagtaataatcaaaattaattataaaaagactTTATAACGAGGGCCGTATTAAAAGCAGGGCAATGGGGCATGGATCAGGGTATGGGCCAGGGGCGCAAGTTTCAATACtagttatgtaataatttttctataatatttgaaaaatgtatatttaatttaacaacctATTACAGTAGAGTCTCACTCtattttcattgtataaaaattattcatgtgAAGGCTGTTAAGTGTTGAAgcacaaaatttgaaatattgacaATTCATTATGCATGATggaataggtaatattttaatttctatatactatacgtataattGATATGCGTGGTAATATTCTCGTAATATAGgtagataggtatatatgtatttatagcataagtcataactatacctatacgAAATGTACATGGCTTGTCAAATGCAAATTTCCTCCTGGAGGTGGGGGGCACAAATGCAGTGGTTCGTCAGCGACGCTACCAAACtctaatatctaataagtGGTTTTTTGAATGTCAGCAAAAAAAGTTACGATGGGAGGGATATAACTTCTAACCTCCCTCCCTGGGTTTGCCACTGGTACTAGTGGTACTACTAAAACCATTAtgcgataatatttaaaaagatgattttttagatgataaactttttttaacatattgttagataatagtaaattaaataaattaaaaaatacaaatgttttttggaccacattttatttgaaaaaaattaatttatgattttccgTTTTCGACTGTCGTATTATTACATGTAAATACTCAATATATTAACTGGTGGAGTGGGGTGATACCAGGGTTCAGACCTCcccgaaatttttaaaagtagaaaCATTTTAGTGGTGAATATAGTTCAGTGGCGGTTGAATTTTGTCATTGTGGGGAAGGGGATGtggcgtaaaaaataaaataaaatttaatacattgacattatagtacaataaacatacattaaattgttataaatatcaaagaaaaaatCATGGGGAGATATACCCACCTTTCATACCTCACCGCCGTTTGATCGCCACtggtatataatagttaattgacTATAACTGTATTAGAAAAATGTTGATCATCCttccaatttttttccaaataattttgctgaataaactatatagtatatagtactaATGTTATGTAGTATAtgtgatatgtatataatttatataaatctataatagtaagaaattatgatattataatcataaaagaaGTTTAACTGAAAAATTTGTAGAAATTATCAATTGCAACAGAATTGATTATTGGAAATATAGAAATAGTAGCTAATCGTTATTATCAGCAATTTAATAGGTACTCAAGAGGATGCCAGCGTAGTATTTGTTATCTTTCTTTAACCGACgtacaacatagcaaattttacgttcacaataattactataagtcTATAACCATATGAATTTCTCAAATTAAATGACCTACTATAAAACTTAAAGTTAAGAACACTATCTAGGGCATCTCgtaaacgttttattatatatttattttaaagcgagttatgagtattttaaaattataaattgtttatagataCATCTTAAAAAGCTCATAactcgttttaaaataaaaatataataaaacgctaatgagatgccctagataatgttcttaactttaaattttatgataggTCATTTTTCTCTAATTTgagaaatcaatataattatagacttatagtcatttttgtgaacgtaaaattatcatatgttGCGCGTAATGGGTTAGAGAGAGACAAAAAATACTACACTGGCATCCtcttaactaataatacacaatacacaataaaaaattatatatatatatgggttTCGGTACGTAGATCCATTCTTCCGTTTACGTACTAAGAATAGATAGGATAGttgaaacatttataataatataggtaataaaaatgttattttatcatatttcagtaaactatttaatatgtataacattatattcacGTCTGGGGGGGGGGGCAGACCCCAAATACTCACCTTCCTAAATCTACCATTTGTTTTAACGGATTGTCAAAAAATTTTCATACGCTagtgtagtaaaaaaattaagttagagCGAGTAactcaaaaatgtaattgtaatattatttagatagagGCTAAGTCTCCTATACTTTCAAGTTCTCTTCTTTATTCTACGACAAATTAATAACTCAACACTTTGAAGTACAGGCGGATTagattgtacaatatttatattttaaataatatgtagtatttttttattatttattttacattaattattgattatgaaattaaatgtttcactttttttacattattagtttatagtgttcattattttaagcttaataactaataaatatacttatcttatcatactatttaatgatataatgttgtaattgttgtgatctaatattatttagatttactaTATAAAGAATTTTAGATACAAGTAGCTATTAAGTACCTAGATAGTAAGTACTTGTGCTTATTTATGAgtataagaacatttttttttcatttgacaTGATCTGTACTTTTTAGTTCAATAAGAATGTGATGATAgaagaaaattgtttatttgagtAAAAAGTCATCTATTAGTGACATttgatataagaaaataataataataaaaaataattgatttaataattattaattaattaacaatatattttataattttaatttaattataacatagtatttttatttaccaattattCTGTTTATCAGTGGTTTAGTAGGCAGAACTTTTTTcatatgcaatattttatttaataataagatataggtaatagataattattaataaatacaaatttttatacataaaagcaCTTACCTATAACatatccataaaaaaaaaaattgatgataaaatgttaataggcAAGTAATATCAGTAAGAactctattattatacaagttgTAGTACACAACATTTGTAATTAAgtgataaaagtataaaattattaactgttaatctcaaaatatactgaaaattaaacttttgctAAAAACTTATCAtagttaaattagtatttgtatttttacaatttttactatttttctgATAGTTGAgcatgatttttttcattatcgtTCTCTACACAAAAAACAGAACCaattcatttgatttttaatcaaatatttcttattgtaAGGTACTGAATTAATTCTCTATATAAGATAGATAaggtttttatatgtaattatgtaaaaataaccatttcaaataaatgcaatcacaataatatcaaacaattgTCGCATTTAACACAAAATTACCCAACAGTCAGACACTAGTTTATTTAGACTCAATATTAGATAACATCGATATAGATTTTAAcatttgtatatacctatattgtgataatcttattatattatataataaaatgagtttCTTCATTTACAAAGCTAGAATGTTCAATGTAGGATGAGTATAGTTAAATCTTTATACGATATTGTGGTTTAAATTCATACATTTGATGAAGAttgattaatcatattattattaatattttacttaattataatatataaattacaatctaGCTTTCATTACATATACTTAGGTAATACACTTATATGTTGCTCTGTCATAgccatatgaaaaaataataaataaccaaaagataaatatataattttaatttattaatttgttttttttattaacataatctatttttttcagcttttattcatacataatttatacatatcttagataatacaaattgtactTGGTACAGCATGAaagaatagtttaaaatactgtTGCTAGTTTAAGAAAATCAAAtgtattctattaaataataataaattataatacatataaaaaaataacataaattgttaataatcaataataaacttttattcgtgcaaaaattaattttaacacataaTCTCTTCAGTAttgaatactaatttatatatcgGAAGATCctgaaaaagataaaaaaaaaacaaaaaaataaaaatatatcatataattaggttttagtacatttaaaaatataaaatattttcttttttttagtaattattgttttaattattgagtaaaatataattgctctagtgaatacttaaaatatttagtagttttattttaagaatcgTAACATGCCACAGTAAGTTTATTGCAGGgagctataaattaataattattttttcaatactttttaGGCCATTTGTATTTACAGTTTTCATTAATTAGCTTGGCATAGCGCAATATCATTTGATAATGGCTGtcaatattttacactttttactaaacatttatagtattaaaatataaatgtgctTAACATTgataatacactatattttGGCAGCGAAAATTAAGAAtacttaataacttatatagttGTTTCTATACatgtaaacaatttgaaataaataatttattgaaaaattaaaaaaaatatgactactaatattttaataaattgataattactactaaaaatatttttcaaaataacaaacaaaaatataatacaaatgtattaaaaaaattacttcaaATTCTATGATAGGATTTGGTTTTGGTAAATTCTtgatttcttttataatttgttggcGGCTTTCGGTTGAATTCTCCACATTAAACCATTTAtcgtacatattaaaaatacgtgtACCTATCTCCTTGGCAGAAAAATCTTCAATTACCAAATGAAAATCATCACTCAtaccttttttaataataccagATAATTTATCACCACAATCgttacctaaattataataaattaacattaattataggttgtttcataaattgtaaataccaAAAATTTATTGTTCTAAAGTCTTAAGaattcacattttatttactaagataaaaaataaccaaaaactatcttatgtacaaattataaaaacataattaatacagTAGAGTAATTAAGAAGAGGagcagaattaaaaatattatacatgtataatattataactgtttagtgttaataataatcactaaacaaattaataaaaaatatatgaaaattgtaGATACACACCATATATCAAAACACAATCGAATATATTCCGTAAAAATTTCTTTATATCATCATACACATCATTGCGTGAAACTTCTGGAGTACGATCAACAAccaacttgaaaaaaaaatattataaaagtaacacTATTGATAACGGTAACGTGTAACAAAGTTCTTCTCACTTTCATTTCTGGCCAATTGTTGAACAGGGTAGAGATTATATTTAGGAAATTTACTTCAACGTTccatttaaaatcattgttttctaattCCATTTGGAGACTTGAATTCGACATACTCATCTAAAATGATCGACCgaaacaaacaaacaacagGGAGTCACAAAGATCGAAATTTatgatcaaatataaatattcaaatacgaGACACCGACGACAGATCTAGGCGGCAACTAAGTAAAAACTGATAGCAATTAGCAGCATGGCATGGTCGGAGATGCCAGGTTACTTGTAATAGGTATGTTCATACTTGTTATCATATTTCTTATCTGTAAAATGTTACGAAAACACCATCtatctttaattttgttatagatgcgagtaa
This genomic stretch from Rhopalosiphum maidis isolate BTI-1 chromosome 3, ASM367621v3, whole genome shotgun sequence harbors:
- the LOC113557889 gene encoding uncharacterized protein LOC113557889 → MSMSNSSLQMELENNDFKWNVEVNFLNIISTLFNNWPEMKLVVDRTPEVSRNDVYDDIKKFLRNIFDCVLIYGNDCGDKLSGIIKKGMSDDFHLVIEDFSAKEIGTRIFNMYDKWFNVENSTESRQQIIKEIKNLPKPNPIIEFEDLPIYKLVFNTEEIMC